The DNA window TTCAGCTCACCAGAGCAGGGACCTACAAACAAACCGATTACCTCACCTTCCTCGTCACGCTGCAACAACAGGAATTACTGGTGAAACAACTGCAGGCACAGTATCAGAACAACTATGCCCTGCTCAATTACCTTTGCGGCCTTACCGATACCGCTTTTCATGAACTGCCGGACCCCGTCCTGCAGCCGGAAAATATACCTGGACCGGAATACACCATCTTCTTCCGGAAATTTCAACTCGATAGCCTGCAACTGAAAAACAGCGATGCACAAATCGATTATAACTACCACCCCAGAATCAGCCTTTTCGCAGACGGAGGATATAACAGCTCCCTGGCAGTGGACCCCTATAAAAATATAGGCGTCAGCGCCGGTGTCAGCCTTACTGTACCCATCTACGACGGTAAACAACGAAAAATGCAACACGATAAAATAACCCTCTCCGAACATACGCGGAGAGGATACCAGGATTTTTTTATGCAACAATACCGGCAACTGATACAGCAGTTAACGCAACAATTGCAGGCCGCCCAGCAACTGATAGATCAGGCAAGCGCCCGGATAAAATATGCAGAAGGGCTGATACAGGCCAATCGTAAACTGCTTATGAGTGGAGATGTTAGGATTGCAGATTATATCATCGCTATTAATAATTATCTCAATGCAAAAAATATCATCACCCTCAACACTATTAATAAATATCAGCTGATTAACCAGCTGAACTACTGGAATCGCATTAATTAGGCTGCTATGAATATCAAAACAGGACTGGGCATATGGATGATCATGATGGTTACTGCCTGCCACAGCAGGCTTCCGGAGGAAACACCGGCCAACACCGGTACGCCCGTTACCGTAGCGTCCCCCGTCACGGGTACCGTGGAGGATACCGTAGTCCTCAACGCTACCGCTACCTTTCTGCTTAAAACCTTTGTCAAGGCCGTGGCTAACGGTTTTCTGCAAACAGCCAATGTAAAACTCGGACAACATGTTTCCAGAGGGCAGGTGCTCTTCTCCCTCAAAACAAAAGAAGCAGTTAACCTGGGTAATACCATCAACCGGCTTGACTCCTCCTTCCGCTTTACAGGACTGATACCCATACGTGCCACTGGCAACGGGTATATCACCCAGCTGGCCTATCAGGCAGGCAACTACGTACAGGACGGCGAACAACTGGCCACTATTTCAGATGACAGAAGCTTCGTTTTTATACTGAACCTGCCCTATGAGCTCACACCTTACCTGCAGGATAACCGCATGATGCAGTTGCAGTTGCCGGATGGACAAAGGCTGGCAGGACGCCTGGGAGAAGCCTTGCCTAGTGTTGATTCAGTGGCACAAACACAACATTATGTAGTACGCATCACCTCCCGTAAACTGATACCGGAAAACCTGGTCGCCAAAGTAATACTGATCAAATCGAGGAAAACAGGTGCAGTACTGCTGCCTCGCGCAGCACTGCTCACCAATGAATCCCAAACAGACTACTGGATTATGAAACTGAAGGACAGTATAACAGCCGTGAAGGTACCGGTACAAAAAGGATTGGAAGCCGGCGACAGGGTAGAAGTGTTGTCACCCATCCTCACAGCGCAAGACAGGGTGCTGGTGAGTGGTAACTATGGACTGCCGGATACGGCCAGGGTCATCATCATTAATCACTAGCGCATGAAACAGTATTTTGTTGCTTACAGAAATCCGATAGCGGTGATGACAGCCATCATCATCCTGGGAGGTCTGTTTGCCTACGGCAAAATAAGGTCTGCGCTTTTTCCCGAAATCACTTTCCCAAAAATTAAAATCATTGCAGAGGCAGGACAGCAGCCGGTCAATAAAATGATGATCACCGTTACCCGGCCGCTGGAGCTGGCTATCAAACAGGTACCGGACCTGCAAACGATCAGAAGTGTTACCAGTCGCGGCAGTTGTGAAATAGCTGCTTTTATGGACTGGAGTGCGGATATCGATATCAGTCAGCAACGTATATCTTCCAGGATCGAAGAAATAAAAAACACGCTGCCACCTGATATCAGCATCCGTGTGGAAAGAATGAACCCTTCCATCCTTCCCGTCAGCGGCTATACGCTGGAAGGTACCGGTCTCTCGCCGATAGACCTTAAATACCTGGCCACCTATACGATAAAACCGTTTCTGTCGCAGGTGGAAGGGGTGGCTGAAATCCGTGTTATTGGTGGCAAGAACAAAGAATACTGGGTGGAACTGGACCGTGGCAAAATGAATACGCTGGGTATCACTCCGGAAATGATCGGCAATGCATTGAATCAGACCAATTTTATTAAGTCTAATGGTTACCTGACCGACTACCGTTTGTTGTACCTGACGGTCACCGATGCGCTGGTCAGCAACCGGCAGCAGCTGGAAAATATCGTGATCAGCAACAACGGCCAACGCATCGTTTTGCTGAAAGACATCGCAGCGGTGGGTATCCGCGAAGCCAAAGAATATATCAAGATTAACGCTAATGGCCATGAAGGGGTGCTGATAGCTGTGATCAAACAGCCCAATGCCAATCTGGTAGATGTGTCTGACAGAATGGAGCGGCAGCTTGCTGTACTGCGAAAGACTTTGCCTGCTCAGGTGAAGATAGCGCCCTACTATGTGCAGGCTGATTTTGTGCAGGACGCTATTCGCAGCGTGACAGACAGTTTATGGGTAGGGCTGTTGCTGGCTATCCTGGTGGCGGTAATATTTCTGCGTTCGGCCAAAGCGAGTTTCACCATTATGATCAGCATACCGGTCACCTTGTTGCTGACGCTGATTGTGTTGTATACAACGGGTCAGACTTTTAACATCATGACGTTGGGAGCCATAGCAGCAGCTATCGGCCTGATCATCGATGATGCGATTGTGGTAGTGGAACAGCTGCACCGGACACATGAAGAACATCCGGGAGAGCCTGGTAATATGGTGGTACATAAGGCTATTGATTATCTGCTGCCTGCGATGGTAGGATCATCCCTGAGTACCATTGTTATTTTCCTGCCTTTTGTGCTGATGACCGGCGTAGCTGGTGCTTATTTTAAGGTGATGACGAACACGATGATCGTTACGCTTATTTGTTCTTTTCTGGTCACCTGGCTGGTGTTGCCGGTCATCTATCTGTTGCTGGGCAAAAAGCATATACCACAAAAGCTGCCGCCAGGTCATACCTTAAAACGCCAGCGCTGGGTGACGTTTTTTATTACGCGTCCCTGGCTGAGTGTATTGCTGGTGCTGGTGCTGATTATTGCTGCAGTGCTGATATTACCAAGGCTGGAAACGGGATTCCTGCCGGAGATGGACGAAGGGAGTATTGTGATGGACTACAGTTCGCCGCCGGGAACTTCGCTGGAGGAGACAGACCGGATATTACGGGAGGTGGAAAAAATCATCACCGCCACGCCTGAAGTAGCCGCTTACTCGCGGCGTACCGGAACACAGATGGGCTTTTTTATCACGGAGCCTAACAGGGGAGACTATCTTATTCAGTTGAAGAAAGACCGGCGTGTTAGCACCAACGAAGTGATCGACAAGCTGCGTCAGAAGATAGAAGCTTCGCAGCCGGCATTGCGGGTGGATTTCGGGCAGGTGATCGGTGATATGCTGGGAGATCTGATGACTTCGGTGCAGCCGGTGGAGGTGAAGATATTCGGGAATGATCCGCAGGCTTTGCAGGTACTGGCCAGGCAGGTGGCAGCGGTGGTGAAGGGTGTGAAAGGTACTGCAGATGTGTTTGACGGAATCGTAATTGCGGGGCCGGGTATCAACATTACCCTGAATACCGTTGCCCTGGCACAATATGGTATTACACCTGCCAGCCTGCAGTATCAGCTGCAGGCGGCGCAGGAAGGTAATGTAGCGGGAAGTGTGTTTGAGAAGGAGCAGTTGTCGCCTATCCGGCTGGTATATCCTGGCAACAGCCGGTTGAAAGTAGCGGAGATAGGGCAGTTGCAGGTATTTCTTCCGGGAGGCAAGCTACGTCCGGTGACAGATTTTGCCCGTATCGAAATGCAGGGCGGCGATGCGGAAATCAACCGGGAGAACCTGCAGTCCATGGGGCTGGTGACTGCTAGACTGAACAACAGCGGGCTGGGTACGGTGATGAAGAAGGTTGACCAGGAGATACACGCCCGCATACAGCTGCCACAGGGTTACAGTATTATGTACGGCGGCGCATATGCTGAGCAGCAGCAATCATTCCGCGAGCTGTTGATGATATTGATAACTGCTTCCCTGCTGGTGTTTGGGGTGATCCTTTTTCTGTACCGCAGTGTTCAGGATGCGCTGATTATTCTGCTGGTGGCGGTATTGGGTATTACAGGCAGTTATATCGCCTTGTATATCACCGGTACTCCGCTGAATGTAGGGAGTTATACCGGTCTGATCATGATTGTGGGGATTATCGGGGAGAATGCCATTTTTACTTTTTTACAGTTCCATGAGTCGATGCTTCATACGGAAGATGCAGATGAGGCTATTGTGTACGCTATTTCCACGCGGCTGCGTCCC is part of the Chitinophaga flava genome and encodes:
- a CDS encoding TolC family protein, which codes for MKKIRTTLLLLLILTQIQAQERNIQYFLEQGMVNSPLLKDYQNQLLSAAIDSMRLRASYGFLVNGNSINTYAPVIHGYGYDNAISNGAQVSALVSASRLFVGKRNIENQFRAISLQNETTRNTAAITSQDLKKNITAQYITAYGDWAQYLFNQDVLKLLQEESSLLIQLTRAGTYKQTDYLTFLVTLQQQELLVKQLQAQYQNNYALLNYLCGLTDTAFHELPDPVLQPENIPGPEYTIFFRKFQLDSLQLKNSDAQIDYNYHPRISLFADGGYNSSLAVDPYKNIGVSAGVSLTVPIYDGKQRKMQHDKITLSEHTRRGYQDFFMQQYRQLIQQLTQQLQAAQQLIDQASARIKYAEGLIQANRKLLMSGDVRIADYIIAINNYLNAKNIITLNTINKYQLINQLNYWNRIN
- a CDS encoding efflux RND transporter periplasmic adaptor subunit; translated protein: MNIKTGLGIWMIMMVTACHSRLPEETPANTGTPVTVASPVTGTVEDTVVLNATATFLLKTFVKAVANGFLQTANVKLGQHVSRGQVLFSLKTKEAVNLGNTINRLDSSFRFTGLIPIRATGNGYITQLAYQAGNYVQDGEQLATISDDRSFVFILNLPYELTPYLQDNRMMQLQLPDGQRLAGRLGEALPSVDSVAQTQHYVVRITSRKLIPENLVAKVILIKSRKTGAVLLPRAALLTNESQTDYWIMKLKDSITAVKVPVQKGLEAGDRVEVLSPILTAQDRVLVSGNYGLPDTARVIIINH
- a CDS encoding efflux RND transporter permease subunit — encoded protein: MKQYFVAYRNPIAVMTAIIILGGLFAYGKIRSALFPEITFPKIKIIAEAGQQPVNKMMITVTRPLELAIKQVPDLQTIRSVTSRGSCEIAAFMDWSADIDISQQRISSRIEEIKNTLPPDISIRVERMNPSILPVSGYTLEGTGLSPIDLKYLATYTIKPFLSQVEGVAEIRVIGGKNKEYWVELDRGKMNTLGITPEMIGNALNQTNFIKSNGYLTDYRLLYLTVTDALVSNRQQLENIVISNNGQRIVLLKDIAAVGIREAKEYIKINANGHEGVLIAVIKQPNANLVDVSDRMERQLAVLRKTLPAQVKIAPYYVQADFVQDAIRSVTDSLWVGLLLAILVAVIFLRSAKASFTIMISIPVTLLLTLIVLYTTGQTFNIMTLGAIAAAIGLIIDDAIVVVEQLHRTHEEHPGEPGNMVVHKAIDYLLPAMVGSSLSTIVIFLPFVLMTGVAGAYFKVMTNTMIVTLICSFLVTWLVLPVIYLLLGKKHIPQKLPPGHTLKRQRWVTFFITRPWLSVLLVLVLIIAAVLILPRLETGFLPEMDEGSIVMDYSSPPGTSLEETDRILREVEKIITATPEVAAYSRRTGTQMGFFITEPNRGDYLIQLKKDRRVSTNEVIDKLRQKIEASQPALRVDFGQVIGDMLGDLMTSVQPVEVKIFGNDPQALQVLARQVAAVVKGVKGTADVFDGIVIAGPGINITLNTVALAQYGITPASLQYQLQAAQEGNVAGSVFEKEQLSPIRLVYPGNSRLKVAEIGQLQVFLPGGKLRPVTDFARIEMQGGDAEINRENLQSMGLVTARLNNSGLGTVMKKVDQEIHARIQLPQGYSIMYGGAYAEQQQSFRELLMILITASLLVFGVILFLYRSVQDALIILLVAVLGITGSYIALYITGTPLNVGSYTGLIMIVGIIGENAIFTFLQFHESMLHTEDADEAIVYAISTRLRPKLMTALGAIVALMPIALGIGTGAQLHQPLAIAVIGGFLVAMPLLLIVLPAFMRWRYKR